In Amia ocellicauda isolate fAmiCal2 chromosome 16, fAmiCal2.hap1, whole genome shotgun sequence, the following proteins share a genomic window:
- the fastkd2 gene encoding FAST kinase domain-containing protein 2, mitochondrial yields the protein MNIHMQCNQLLRQALLLYSSSCRRYFGSRGPRNSIAQLKQLGLRVSASHNLHHKDSSFGCCAARAGTTSVRFYGQDERPGQVPKTEGEDQSSGHPRESEAVNAAMTSSLHTLSEEHEPPYAKPARQEASFYELLRACQSPSDILDMAGKYTLTRRRVSNSLSRIWDTIKKMSDDQRCYEKRLIYEHPVFEHLCQKVMQDSQKMRNDDLAYSLLALLKLGVSQQSRVVQTLLRVAQEHLNSFDEKALSILANCLEEMESSMNVDALKSGVRLLVEIRIPEIKNVFALQSMMRCVGKDAPFSLKRKLEEKALSTMHQFSLTNSQHMFTTLAAMKFTSKPLLDICSQKISENMHRIPFWRLVYLLKSCRDLRYHNYTLFSSTGDYLASTFDMWNTKQVVTFLLLFEELGFCHVSLMDTFAQKVMDDSDSLTLKDVLNILKAYSLLNYVPQNHRQKFLESLTNVLETYLHKIIPGELLRAVFSFCLLGHFPQASLDKLLQKEVFDEILYQDPRFSGLNEHMLHYVNLCIQLDCPPISTTTTISPVRPPSLTFNVNSGLHGTLQSILGRGAFQQAVLLDNGYFIDFLITLDKDRKNICSLTQENDTTAHEDYQRVAVLCPSASSFCLGTTQPRGKLAMKMRHLEALDYYTVLVPEHEFAELPEEEKGEFMKKRIFAN from the exons ATGAATATCCACATGCAGTGTAATCAGTTGCTCAGACAAGCACTACTGTTGTACAGTAGTTCTTGTCGAAGATATTTTGGTTCCCGAGGACCCAGGAATAGCATAGCACAGTTAAAGCAGCTTGGTCTGAGGGTTTCTGCTTCTCACAATCTTCACCATAAAGACAGTTCCTTTGGTTGCTGTGCAGCCAGAGCTGGGACCACCTCGGTCAGGTTTTATGGACAGGATGAGAGACCAGGGCAGGTTCCAAAGACGGAAGGAGAGGATCAAAGCTCAGGGCACCCTAGGGAGTCTGAGGCTGTTAATGCAGCTATGACAAGTTCCCTTCATACGCTCTCTGAAGAGCATGAGCCACCCTATGCCAAGCCAGCAAGGCAAGAGGCCTCCTTCTACGAACTGCTGAGAGCCTGCCAGTCTCCCTCCGACATCTTGGACATGGCCGGCAAATACACCCTGACCAGGAGGCGGGTGAGTAACAGCCTGAGCAGAATCTGGGACACTATCAAGAAGATGTCGGATGATCAGAGGTGCTACGAGAAGAGGCTGATTTACGAGCACCCTGTCTTTGAGCATCTGTGCCAGAAAGTGATGCAGGACAGCCAGAAGATGAGGAATGACGACCTGGCTTACAGCCTGCTGGCGTTGCTCAAACTGGGGGTGTCGCAGCAGAGCCGGGTCGTTCAGACTCTCCTCAGGGTGGCTCAG GAACACCTTAATAGCTTTGATGAGAAGGCCCTGTCCATTTTAGCTAACTGTCTGGAAGAAATGGAGAGCAGTATGAATGTGGATGCACTGAAAAGTGGTGTCAG GCTGCTTGTGGAGATTCGCATCCCCGAAATTAAGAACGTGTTTGCTCTGCAAAGCATGATGAGGTGTGTTGGGAAAGACGCCCCCTTTTCTCTGAAGAGAAAGCTAGAG GAAAAGGCTCTGTCTACGATGCATCAGTTCTCCCTGACCAATTCCCAGCATATGTTCACAACGCTGGCAGCAATGAAATTCACATCGAAGCCTTTACTGGATATATGCAGTCAGAAGATTAGTG AGAACATGCACAGGATCCCCTTCTGGAGGCTGGTATACCTGCTTAAGTCCTGCAGAGACCTGCGGTACCACAATTACACCCTCTTCTCCAGCACAGGGGACTACCTGGCATCGACCTTCGACATGTGGAATACCAAGCAG GTCGTCACCTTTCTGCTGCTGTTTGAAGAGCTGGGATTCTGTCATGTGTCTTTAATGGACACCTTTGCACAGAAGGTGATGGATGACTCAGACTCTCTGACTCTGAAAGATGTcctgaacattttgaaagcatACTCACTGCTTAACTATGTTCCTCAGAACCATAGGCAAAA GTTTCTGGAGAGTCTGACCAATGTGTTGGAGACGTACCTCCACAAGATCATCCCGGGTGAGCTCCTGAGGGCCGTCTTCTCCTTTTGTCTACTGGGACACTTCCCTCAGGCATCCCTGGACAAGCTCCTTCAGAAGGAGGTTTTTGATGAGATTCTCTACCAAG ATCCCAGGTTCTCGGGTCTCAACGAGCACATGCTGCACTACGTCAATCTTTGCATCCAGCTGGATTGTCCCCCTATCAGCACCACAACAACCATCAGCCCTGTGCGGCCCCCCTCTTTGACTTTCAATGTGAACTCTGGGCTCCATGGTACtttgcaaagcattctgggaaggGGTGCGTTCCAGCAAGCGGTGCTTTTAGACAATGGGTATTTCATAG ATTTTCTAATTACACTTGACAAGGACCGGAAAAACATCTGCTCTTTGACTCAAGAAAATGATACCACTGCTCACGAAGACTATCAAAG AGTGGCAGTCCTGTGTCCCTCTGCTTCCTCCTTCTGTCTTGGTACCACCCAACCCAGGGGCAAACTGGCCATGAAGATGAGGCACCTTGAAGCGCTGGATTATTACACTGTACTG GTGCCAGAACATGAGTTTGCTGAGCTTCCAGAAGAAGAGAAGGGGGAGTTCATGAAGAAGAGAATCTTTGCCAACTGA